One stretch of Clavibacter michiganensis DNA includes these proteins:
- a CDS encoding 3' terminal RNA ribose 2'-O-methyltransferase Hen1: MLITLTSTAPSASDLSHLLRKHPAKAQSFDLAVGTAHVLYPEATDERCTVALLLEVDPIALVRSTRFRSSGASSIAHYVNDRPYASSSMLAVALGHVFRTAMGGRSDTFPELAAGTLPLRITVAALPARGGADLVRDLFAPLGWQVEATPVPLDPARPGWGDSPYVDLLLTGEVRLADALRHLYVLLPVLDDGKHYWVSEDEVGKLLRAGDGWLADHPARDLITRRYLAHQRDLVGEAGELLDAGSDGPADAAAATDAGVLAPRSPSLARLRAETVHAVLTELGARTVADVGCGSGALLRHLVADPAFTTIIGTDVSASDLEAAARRLDLREAGDRVRERIRLLQSSATYEDPRIAGLDAIVLMEVIEHVDPDRHAALEASVFGSASPAAVVVTTPNAEHNALYPGLATGALRHPDHRFEWTRAEFAAWAERVAVHHGYLVEIRPVGDADPVHGSPTQLALFRKATR; encoded by the coding sequence GTGCTCATCACCCTCACCTCGACGGCGCCCTCGGCGTCGGACCTCAGCCATCTGCTCCGCAAGCACCCGGCCAAGGCGCAGTCCTTCGACCTCGCCGTCGGCACCGCGCACGTCCTCTACCCGGAGGCGACCGACGAGCGGTGCACCGTGGCGCTGCTGCTGGAGGTGGACCCGATCGCGCTCGTCCGCTCCACGCGCTTCCGGAGCTCAGGTGCGTCGAGCATCGCGCACTACGTGAACGACCGGCCCTACGCGTCGTCGTCGATGCTCGCGGTCGCGCTCGGGCACGTGTTCCGCACGGCGATGGGCGGCCGCAGCGACACGTTCCCGGAGCTGGCGGCGGGCACCCTGCCCCTCCGAATCACGGTCGCGGCCCTCCCCGCGCGCGGTGGCGCCGACCTCGTGCGCGACCTGTTCGCGCCGCTCGGCTGGCAGGTGGAGGCGACGCCCGTGCCGCTGGATCCCGCGCGCCCCGGCTGGGGCGACTCCCCGTACGTCGACCTCCTGCTCACCGGCGAGGTCCGCCTCGCCGACGCGCTGCGCCACCTCTACGTGCTGCTGCCCGTGCTCGACGACGGCAAGCACTACTGGGTCTCCGAGGACGAGGTGGGCAAGCTGCTCCGCGCCGGCGACGGCTGGCTGGCCGACCACCCGGCGCGCGACCTCATCACGCGCCGCTACCTCGCGCACCAGCGCGACCTCGTGGGCGAGGCGGGCGAGCTGCTCGACGCGGGATCCGATGGGCCCGCGGACGCCGCTGCAGCCACGGATGCGGGTGTCCTCGCGCCGCGCTCCCCCTCGCTCGCCCGCCTGCGCGCGGAGACGGTGCACGCCGTGCTCACGGAGCTCGGCGCCCGCACGGTCGCGGACGTGGGCTGCGGATCCGGCGCGCTGCTGCGGCACCTGGTGGCCGATCCCGCGTTCACGACGATCATCGGCACCGACGTCTCCGCGTCCGACCTCGAGGCCGCGGCCCGTCGCCTCGACCTCCGCGAGGCGGGCGACCGGGTTCGCGAGCGGATCCGGCTGCTGCAGTCGTCCGCGACGTACGAGGACCCGCGCATCGCCGGCCTCGACGCGATCGTGCTGATGGAGGTGATCGAGCACGTGGACCCCGACCGGCACGCGGCCCTCGAGGCGAGCGTGTTCGGATCCGCCTCCCCCGCCGCGGTCGTCGTCACGACCCCGAACGCCGAGCACAACGCGCTCTACCCGGGGCTCGCCACGGGCGCCCTCCGCCACCCCGACCACCGGTTCGAGTGGACCCGGGCGGAGTTCGCCGCATGGGCGGAGCGCGTGGCCGTCCACCACGGCTACCTGGTGGAGATCCGGCCCGTCGGCGACGCGGATCCCGTCCACGGCTCCCCCACCCAGCTCGCCCTGTTCCGGAAGGCCACGCGATGA
- a CDS encoding polynucleotide kinase-phosphatase has product MTDSILPDPLPIPRMSLVLLVGASGSGKSTFARTHFGPYEVLSSDVFRGLVSNDENDQSATSAAFEALRHVAAHRLRRGLMTVIDATNVQPESRRSLVQLARDHDVLPVAIVLDVPVGVCVERNAARTDRTFGASVVKRQHDQLQRSLKGLGREGFRRVHVLRGVDEIAAARFTVAPLLNDLRHERGPFDAIGDVHGCRAELETLLGELGYEIRRDERGRPVDAAHPEGRRVVFLGDLVDRGPDTPGVLRLAMGMVRAGHAFAVPGNHEDKLVKALQGKKVRVAYGLAESLAQLAEEDEAFRVDVERFCRELVSHLVLDGGDLVVAHAGLIEAYQGRASGRVRAFALWGDATIGETDERGLPVRRDWALDYRGSATVLYGHVAGVGTEWVNGTMCLDTGCVFGGELTALRWPEREVVAVPAERVWSEPAVPLGRRYASSAAASGSGSVADDARAPGLLRIDDVLGKQVVETRAFGRVGIREDAAAGALETMSRFAVDPRHLLYLPPTMSPPATSPRDDVLEHPAEAFEAYRRDGLERVICEEKHMGSRAVVLLTRDPARFGAPGGWRGVVHTRTGRPFFGADDTDALLARLDAAVDSAGLWAELDTSWILLDAELLPWSAKAGPLIRDQYASVGAAATAALPAAVRTLEQAAANGIDVADLLERTRARAADAEAYVAAYRRHAAPYDGLDDVRLAPFQLLATEGATHLAREHAWHLALAGRLADADPGLVIPTRSREVDLASPEAEAAATRWWQELTDAGGEGMVVKPVAGLVRGRKALAQPGIKVRGREYLRIVYGPDYTEPANLHRLRDRDVGHKRSMALREYALGVEAVERFVAGEPTWRVHQAVFAVLAMESEPVDPRL; this is encoded by the coding sequence ATGACCGACTCGATCCTCCCGGACCCGCTGCCCATCCCGCGCATGTCGCTCGTGCTGCTCGTCGGCGCGAGCGGATCCGGCAAGTCCACCTTCGCGCGCACGCACTTCGGCCCGTACGAGGTGCTGTCGAGCGACGTCTTCCGCGGCCTCGTCTCGAACGACGAGAACGACCAGAGCGCGACGTCCGCCGCCTTCGAGGCGCTGCGGCACGTCGCCGCGCACCGCCTCCGCCGGGGGCTGATGACCGTGATCGACGCCACGAACGTGCAGCCCGAGTCGCGCCGATCCCTCGTGCAGCTCGCGCGCGACCACGACGTGCTGCCCGTCGCGATCGTGCTGGACGTGCCGGTCGGCGTGTGCGTGGAGCGGAACGCCGCCCGCACGGACCGCACGTTCGGCGCGTCCGTCGTGAAGCGCCAGCACGACCAGCTCCAGCGGTCGCTGAAGGGCCTCGGCCGCGAGGGCTTCCGCAGGGTGCACGTGCTCCGCGGCGTGGACGAGATCGCCGCCGCGCGCTTCACGGTCGCGCCGCTCCTCAACGACCTCCGCCACGAGCGCGGCCCCTTCGACGCGATCGGCGACGTGCACGGCTGCCGCGCGGAGCTCGAGACGCTGCTCGGGGAGCTGGGCTACGAGATCCGGCGCGACGAGCGGGGCCGACCGGTCGACGCCGCGCACCCGGAAGGCCGCCGCGTCGTGTTCCTCGGCGACCTCGTGGACCGCGGACCCGACACCCCGGGGGTGCTCCGCCTCGCGATGGGCATGGTGCGCGCCGGCCATGCGTTCGCGGTGCCCGGCAACCACGAGGACAAGCTCGTGAAGGCGCTGCAGGGGAAGAAGGTGCGGGTCGCGTACGGCCTGGCCGAGTCGCTGGCGCAGCTCGCCGAGGAGGACGAGGCGTTCCGCGTCGACGTCGAGCGGTTCTGCCGCGAGCTCGTCTCGCACCTCGTGCTCGACGGCGGCGACCTCGTCGTCGCGCACGCCGGCCTGATCGAGGCGTACCAGGGCCGCGCGTCCGGCCGCGTGCGCGCGTTCGCGCTCTGGGGCGACGCCACGATCGGCGAGACCGACGAGCGCGGCCTGCCCGTGCGCCGCGACTGGGCGCTCGACTACCGCGGATCCGCGACGGTCCTCTACGGGCACGTCGCCGGGGTCGGGACCGAGTGGGTCAACGGCACCATGTGCCTCGACACCGGATGCGTCTTCGGCGGCGAGCTCACCGCCCTCCGCTGGCCCGAGCGCGAGGTCGTCGCCGTGCCCGCCGAGCGGGTGTGGTCGGAGCCGGCCGTGCCGCTCGGCCGCCGGTACGCCTCGTCCGCCGCCGCGTCCGGATCGGGATCCGTCGCGGACGACGCGCGCGCCCCCGGCCTGCTCCGCATCGACGACGTGCTCGGCAAGCAGGTCGTGGAGACGCGGGCCTTCGGCCGGGTCGGGATCCGCGAGGACGCCGCCGCCGGCGCCCTCGAGACCATGAGCCGCTTCGCCGTCGACCCGCGGCACCTCCTCTACCTGCCGCCGACGATGAGCCCGCCCGCGACCTCGCCCCGTGACGACGTGCTCGAGCACCCGGCCGAGGCGTTCGAGGCGTACCGGCGCGACGGGCTCGAGCGGGTGATCTGCGAGGAGAAGCACATGGGATCCCGCGCGGTCGTGCTCCTCACCCGCGACCCGGCCCGCTTCGGCGCGCCCGGGGGCTGGCGCGGCGTCGTGCACACGCGCACCGGCCGCCCGTTCTTCGGCGCCGACGACACGGACGCGCTGCTCGCCCGGCTGGACGCCGCGGTGGATTCGGCCGGGCTGTGGGCGGAGCTCGACACGTCGTGGATCCTGCTCGACGCCGAGCTGCTGCCGTGGTCGGCGAAGGCCGGACCGCTGATCCGCGACCAGTACGCGTCCGTCGGCGCCGCGGCGACCGCCGCGTTGCCCGCCGCCGTCCGCACGCTCGAGCAGGCGGCTGCGAACGGCATCGACGTCGCCGACCTCCTCGAGCGCACGCGCGCCCGGGCCGCCGACGCCGAGGCGTACGTCGCCGCGTACCGGCGCCACGCCGCGCCCTACGACGGCCTAGACGACGTGCGCCTCGCCCCGTTCCAGCTCCTCGCCACCGAGGGCGCGACGCACCTGGCGCGCGAGCACGCGTGGCACCTGGCGCTGGCCGGGCGGCTGGCGGACGCGGATCCGGGCCTCGTGATCCCCACGCGCTCCCGCGAGGTCGACCTCGCTTCGCCGGAGGCGGAGGCGGCCGCGACGCGCTGGTGGCAGGAGCTGACGGACGCGGGCGGCGAGGGCATGGTCGTGAAGCCCGTCGCCGGTCTCGTCCGCGGGCGGAAGGCGCTCGCGCAGCCGGGCATCAAGGTGCGCGGCCGCGAGTACCTGCGGATCGTCTACGGCCCCGACTACACGGAGCCCGCGAACCTCCACCGCCTCCGCGACCGCGACGTCGGGCACAAGCGGTCGATGGCGCTCCGCGAGTACGCGCTCGGCGTGGAGGCGGTCGAGCGCTTCGTCGCGGGCGAGCCGACGTGGCGCGTGCACCAGGCGGTCTTCGCCGTGCTGGCGATGGAGTCCGAGCCGGTGGATCCGCGGCTGTGA